A single genomic interval of Vulpes lagopus strain Blue_001 chromosome 19, ASM1834538v1, whole genome shotgun sequence harbors:
- the TAF6 gene encoding LOW QUALITY PROTEIN: transcription initiation factor TFIID subunit 6 (The sequence of the model RefSeq protein was modified relative to this genomic sequence to represent the inferred CDS: inserted 7 bases in 6 codons; deleted 1 base in 1 codon; substituted 8 bases at 8 genomic stop codons) gives MAVDTPGLRFQNLLIFLMCMVMVLKDNPTLDLENSTHELIPAVRTCLSGRHLGPQSDVDNPWVXFATCLIAQICRHFCTTTNNIQSQVTMTFTKSXVDXEDLWITHGGSISGLAELGHDVIKILILPWLQQEVKWLCSVLDGPVLSNINCIXVDHMQGLLLKHYALVLAAPASDNXDSCGAEFGAXGLLLSSHVVRAXGQVALQAQXVSRTALITSHHWPTLTXLWAPQLGPRTSVLLKVPXATILPIQTQVCLXTASYSSPPLTKFRIMSLSSMTHTQXVLSLSCSSSGAGSSTTSPVTTTIPSVQPTVILISMATIAPPPSFGPGIVQKYVMVSLTPIEKGQRMPYYPSFSQSSAPSQLEGSAFCXGKXEAGDSPPPAPKANGF, from the exons ATGGCTGTGGACACTCCGGGGTT ACGTTTCCAAAATCTGCTCATCTTTCTAATGTGCATGGTGATGGTACTGAAGGATAACCCCACACTGGATTTAGAAAACTCCACACATGAATTGATTCCAGCTGTGAGGACCTGCCTCTCAGGCAGACATCTGGGCCCGCAGTCAGATGTGGACAATCCTTGGGT ATTTGCCACCTGCCTCATAGCCCAGATCTGTAGACATTTCTGCACAACCACTAACAACATCCAGTCCCAGGTCACTATGACCTTCACCAAGAGCTAGGTGGACTGAGAAGACTTGTGGATAACTCATGGTGGCTCCATTTCAGGCTTGGCAGAGCTGGGACACGATGTGATTAAGATTCTGATTCTACCATGGCTACAGCAGGAAGTGAAGTGGCTCTGCAGTGTCCTGGATGGCCCTGTGCTGAGCAATATCAACTGCATCTGAGTTGACCACATGCAGGGCCTCCTCCTGAAACACTATGCCTTAGTACTAGCTGCTCCCGCATCTGATAATTAGGATTCCTGTGGGGCAGAATTTGGGG CTGgactcctcctttcctcccatgTGGTCAGAG CTGGCCAGGTTGCTCTGCAGGCTCAGTAGGTCAGCAGGACTGCTCTGATCACCTCTCATCATTGGCCCACACTGA TCTTATGGGCCCCTCAGCTTGGCCCTAGGACCTCTGTTTTGCTGAAGGTTC GTGCCACCATACTGCCCATCCAGACACAGGTGTGTCTGTGAACTGCATCTTACTCTTCCCCTCCTCTAACCAAGTTTAGGATAATGTCATTGTCCTCCATGACTCATACCCAATAGGTGTTATCCCTCAGCTGTTCATCTTCTGGTGCAGGTTCTAGCACTACCTCTCCTGTCACCACCACTATCCCCAGTGTGCAGCCCACTGTTATACTGATCTCCATGGCCACAATTGCACCCCCACCTTCCTTTGGTCCT GGTATTGTCCAGAAGTATGTCATGGTCTCTCTTACCCCAATAGAGAAGGGGCAAAGGATGCCCTATTACCCATCCTTCTCCCAGTCCTCAGCCCCCTCCCAACTTGAGGGCAGTGCCTTCT GAGGGAAATAGGAAGCTGGGGACAGCCCTCCTCCAGCTCCAAAGGCTAATGGTTTCTAG
- the SGO1 gene encoding shugoshin 1 has translation MAKERCLKKSFQDSLEDIKRRMKEKRNKNLAEIGKRKSFIAAPCQIISNTSTLLKNYQDNNRMLVLALENEKSKVREAQDIILQLRRECYYLTCQLYALKEKLTSQETEETSQNREVCPSGMDSNNDNNLGDLSVKDLPQVPLQEAHLPEQGESFQIEEQILVSQHSLEFDLDSEEDKSTYDNALPRTVSVRRSLKKHFNNLCQFNALDGFEISHFSQQPSESERIRCEDPLVNMHISENVEQNVCQWNKDQINLSPKLTDPGRPNKTKENILQHKFEQAKNKHRGAQGRKEEKRKANRRRKSKSGSKYKGSKSENKKTVSKKKLDESVTSNDAYNFNLVEGIHLTPFRQKMSSDSNREENNKEFEVSICESSDSGDDSDDLYLPTCKYSQDLSSEPDSPVARSRPKRTQKYRNEKEMEDSKLTQTPISALPENHCSTHFGLKDITNVPLYPEAKIRKLSLSPKMKESPAVSLPKRRCAVSMNYKEPTLASKLRRGDPFTDLCFLNSPIFKQRKDSRRSSKKKV, from the exons ATGGCCAAGGAAAGGTGCCTTAAAAAGTCCTTTCAAGATAGTCTTGAAGACATAAAAAGACggatgaaagagaaaaggaataaaaatttggCAGAGATTGGCAAACGAAAGTCTTTTATAGCTGCGCCATGCCAAATAATCT cTAACACTTCTACACTGCTAAAAAACTACCAAGACAACAACAGAATGTTAGTTTTAgctttggaaaatgaaaagtCTAAAGTGAGAGAAGCCCAAGATATCATCTTGCAACTGAGAAGAGAATGTTACTATCTCACGTGTCAGCTGTATGCGTTGAAAGAAAAACTGACTtcccaagaaacagaagaaacttCTCAG AACCGAGAAGTATGTCCCTCTGGAATGGACTCCAATAATGACAACAACCTTGGGGATTTATCTGTGAAGGATTTACC ACAAGTTCCTCTTCAGGAAGCTCACCTTCCAGAACAAGGAGAATCATTCCAAATAGAag agcAAATACTTGTTTCTCAACATAGCCTGGAATTTGATTTGGATTCAGAGGAAGATAAATCTACTTACGACAATGCTTTACCTAGAACAGTATCTGTCCGTCGaagtttaaagaaacattttaacaatCTATGTCAGTTCAATGCCTTGGATGGTTTTGAAATCAGTCATTTCTCACAGCAGCCCTCTGAATCCGAAAGAATTAGATGTGAAGACCCACTAGTAAACATGCATATATCTGAAAATGTGGAACAAAATGTTTGTCAATGGAATAAGGATCAAATTAACTTATCACCAAAGCTGACTGACCCAGGAAGAcctaataaaacaaaagaaaacattttacaaCATAAATTTGAACAAGCTAAAAATAAGCATAGAGGTgcacaaggaagaaaagaggagaaaagaaaagctaacaGAAGGAGAAAATCAAAATCTGGATCAAAGTATAAAGGaagcaaaagtgaaaataaaaagactgtttccaaaaaaaaattggatgaatCTGTCACTTCCAATGATGCTTACAATTTTAATTTGGTAGAAGGTATTCATCTCACCCCTTTCCGACAAAAAATGAGCAGTGATtctaacagagaagaaaacaataagGAATTTGAAGTGAGCATCTGTGAATCAAGTGATTCAGGAGATGATTCTGATGACCTTTATTTGCCCACTTGCAAGTACAGTCAAGATCTCTCCAGTGAACCAGATAGCCCAGTTGCCAGGTCTCGAcctaaaagaacacaaaaatatagaaatgaaaaagagatggAGGATTCTAAGCTTACACAAACTCCTATCA GTGCACTACCTGAAAATCACTGCTCAACTCATTTTGGCCTGAAGGATATCACCAATGTCCCCTTATATCCTGAAGCGAAAATCAGaaaactttctctttctccaaaaatgaaagaaagcccAGCAGTGTCTCTGCCAAAGCGCAGGTGTGCAGTCAGTATGAACTATAAGGAACCCACACTCGCTTC GAAACTGAGAAGAGGAGACCCTTTTACAGATTTGTGTTTCTTGAATTCTCCTATTTTCAAACAGAGAAAGGATTCCAGACgcagttctaaaaaaaaagtatga